A single window of Actinoallomurus bryophytorum DNA harbors:
- the hemQ gene encoding hydrogen peroxide-dependent heme synthase: protein MWSVFRVRTLADADRDAVADEVEELLEQAAAKDVVTRGAYDVAGLRADADYMFWWHAPSSDDLQEVYSRFRRTALGRASEPVWSVMALHRPAEFNKSHVPAFLAEEKAHAYVCVYPFVRSYEWYLLPDDERRALLAEHGKLAREYPDVRANTVSSFALGDYEWILAFEGDELHRIVDLMRHLRGSETRRHVREEIPFYTGSRKPVTELVAALP from the coding sequence ATGTGGTCGGTCTTCCGGGTGCGGACCCTCGCCGACGCCGACCGCGACGCCGTCGCCGACGAGGTCGAGGAGCTGCTCGAGCAGGCCGCGGCCAAGGACGTGGTCACCCGCGGCGCGTACGACGTCGCCGGGCTGCGGGCCGACGCCGACTACATGTTCTGGTGGCACGCGCCGAGCTCGGACGACCTCCAGGAGGTCTACAGCCGGTTCCGCCGCACCGCGCTGGGCCGCGCCTCCGAGCCGGTCTGGTCGGTGATGGCGCTGCACCGGCCCGCGGAGTTCAACAAGAGCCATGTCCCGGCCTTCCTGGCCGAGGAGAAGGCGCACGCCTACGTCTGCGTGTACCCCTTCGTCCGCTCCTACGAGTGGTACCTCCTGCCGGACGACGAGCGCCGTGCGCTGCTCGCCGAGCACGGAAAGCTGGCGCGGGAGTACCCCGACGTGCGTGCCAACACGGTGTCGTCGTTCGCGCTCGGCGACTATGAGTGGATCCTCGCCTTCGAGGGCGACGAACTCCATCGCATCGTCGACCTGATGCGCCATCTGCGGGGTTCTGAGACGCGACGGCACGTCCGCGAGGAGATTCCGTTCTACACGGGTTCCCGCAAGCCGGTCACCGAGCTCGTCGCCGCCCTTCCCTAG
- the msrB gene encoding peptide-methionine (R)-S-oxide reductase MsrB: MTVIRKTNDEWKAELSPEEYHVLREAGTEAPWTGEYVSTKTVGVYSCRACGTELFRSDTKFDSHCGWPSFYQPTESDAVTLLRDETLGMVRIEVRCANCDSHLGHVFEGEGYPTPTDQRYCINSVSLRHQPDTRSSDEAGA, translated from the coding sequence GTGACAGTGATACGTAAGACCAACGACGAGTGGAAGGCCGAGCTGTCGCCCGAGGAGTACCACGTACTCCGCGAGGCCGGCACCGAGGCCCCCTGGACCGGTGAGTACGTCTCCACCAAGACCGTCGGCGTCTACAGCTGCCGCGCCTGCGGCACCGAGCTGTTCCGCTCGGACACCAAGTTCGACTCACACTGCGGCTGGCCGAGCTTCTACCAGCCGACCGAGTCCGACGCGGTGACCCTCCTGCGGGACGAAACGCTCGGCATGGTCCGTATCGAGGTGCGCTGCGCGAACTGCGACTCGCATCTCGGCCACGTGTTCGAGGGTGAGGGCTACCCCACCCCGACCGACCAGCGATACTGCATCAACTCGGTGAGCCTGCGTCACCAGCCGGACACTCGGTCATCGGACGAGGCCGGGGCGTAG
- a CDS encoding dihydrofolate reductase family protein, translating to MHRLEPAGGAELAEAYAYPATEPWLRANMVASVDGAATDGARTEGLGGPADRRLLSLLRALADVVIVGAATVRVEGYGPVRPREWWGDLRKDRTPAPPLAIISRGLDLDFEAPVFTEAITPTIVVTCPSAPVDRVRACEKHAEVVITGGEWADAGAALDALAERGLVRQLTEGGPRLLAEFAAAGRLDELCLTLSPQLTAGDAARVLNGPAMPPMPLRLGHVLEEDDFVFLRYVRAR from the coding sequence ATGCACAGACTCGAACCGGCCGGCGGCGCGGAACTCGCCGAGGCGTACGCCTATCCCGCCACTGAGCCCTGGCTGCGGGCCAACATGGTGGCCTCCGTGGACGGCGCCGCGACGGACGGCGCCAGGACGGAGGGACTCGGCGGGCCCGCCGACCGCCGGCTCCTGTCGCTGCTGCGCGCCCTGGCCGACGTGGTGATCGTGGGAGCCGCCACGGTCCGCGTTGAGGGGTACGGTCCGGTACGCCCCCGCGAGTGGTGGGGCGACCTGCGGAAGGACCGGACGCCGGCACCGCCGCTGGCGATCATCTCGCGCGGCCTCGACCTCGACTTCGAGGCCCCGGTCTTCACCGAGGCCATCACCCCGACGATCGTGGTCACCTGCCCGTCGGCGCCGGTGGATCGCGTACGAGCGTGCGAGAAGCACGCCGAGGTGGTCATCACCGGCGGGGAGTGGGCGGACGCGGGTGCCGCGCTGGACGCCCTCGCCGAGCGCGGGCTGGTCCGCCAGCTCACCGAGGGCGGCCCGCGCCTGCTGGCCGAGTTCGCCGCGGCCGGGCGTCTCGACGAGCTCTGCCTCACGTTGAGCCCGCAGCTCACCGCCGGGGACGCGGCCCGCGTGCTCAACGGCCCGGCGATGCCGCCGATGCCTCTGCGGCTCGGCCACGTTCTCGAGGAGGACGACTTCGTCTTCCTCCGCTACGTGAGGGCGAGATGA
- the ligD gene encoding non-homologous end-joining DNA ligase: MASPYVEIRVGDRLVKVTNPDKVYFPARQETKLDLVNYYLSVGDGILRALHERPTTLERWPGGVFEGAKLSTRADNRGDAFFQKRIPKNTPDWIQTARIAFPSGRSADELCPVELADVAWAANLGTVTFHPWPVRRSDVDHPDELRIDLDPQPGTDFADAKKVALGPLREILGELGHTGFPKTSGNRGVHVYLRIEPRWTFTEVRRSALAFAREIERRMPDLVTTAWWKEERGEKVFIDFNQNARDRTIASAYSVRPKPNAPVSAPVTWDELADVETDDFTIATMPERFAKIGDPHATIDDQAFGLEPLLEWADRDERDHGLGDMPYPPNYPKMEGEPKRVQPSKARKD; this comes from the coding sequence ATGGCGTCCCCTTACGTGGAGATCCGGGTCGGAGATCGTCTCGTCAAGGTCACCAATCCGGACAAGGTCTACTTCCCCGCCCGGCAGGAGACCAAGCTGGATCTGGTCAACTACTACCTGTCCGTCGGCGACGGGATCCTGCGTGCGCTCCACGAGCGGCCCACGACGCTCGAACGCTGGCCGGGCGGGGTGTTCGAGGGGGCAAAGCTGTCCACCCGCGCGGACAACCGCGGTGACGCGTTCTTCCAGAAACGGATCCCGAAGAACACCCCGGACTGGATCCAGACGGCGCGGATCGCCTTTCCCAGCGGCCGGTCAGCGGACGAGCTGTGCCCGGTGGAGCTCGCGGACGTCGCGTGGGCGGCCAACCTCGGCACCGTCACCTTCCACCCCTGGCCCGTCCGCAGGTCCGACGTCGACCACCCGGACGAGCTGCGCATCGACCTGGACCCGCAGCCGGGCACCGACTTCGCCGACGCGAAGAAGGTCGCGCTCGGGCCGCTGCGCGAGATCCTCGGCGAGCTCGGCCACACCGGCTTCCCCAAGACCTCCGGCAACCGCGGCGTGCACGTCTACCTGCGCATCGAGCCGCGGTGGACCTTCACCGAGGTACGCCGGTCCGCGCTGGCCTTCGCCCGTGAGATCGAGCGGCGGATGCCGGACCTGGTCACCACGGCCTGGTGGAAGGAGGAGCGCGGGGAGAAGGTCTTCATCGACTTCAACCAGAACGCCCGCGACCGCACCATCGCCTCGGCCTACAGCGTGCGGCCGAAGCCGAACGCCCCCGTCTCCGCGCCGGTGACCTGGGACGAACTGGCCGACGTCGAGACCGACGACTTCACCATCGCGACGATGCCGGAGCGCTTCGCCAAGATCGGGGACCCGCACGCCACGATCGACGACCAGGCGTTCGGCCTGGAGCCACTGCTCGAATGGGCCGACCGCGACGAGCGCGACCACGGCCTCGGCGACATGCCGTACCCCCCCAACTACCCGAAGATGGAGGGCGAGCCCAAGCGCGTGCAGCCGAGCAAGGCGCGCAAGGACTGA
- a CDS encoding ATP-dependent DNA ligase: MDLPVSPPVAPMLAKAIKELPRGDLLYEPKWDGFRAVVFRDGDEVDIRGRNGKPLGRYFPELVEGFARELPERCVLDGEIIVRQGHVLEFEVLQQRIHPAASRIKLLAEQTPAAFVAFDILALGDDSLMETPFGERRARLTAALADAKAPVHVTPATDDYDVGLRWFSEFEGAGLDGVIAKPLAGPYEPDKRAMFKVKPERTADCVVAGFRWHKSGPIVGSLLLGLYDGDRLQHVGVSASFPMKRRAELVDELAPYRMTELEGHPWAEWARQTDATADRMPGAVTRWNAKKDLSWVAVRPELVCEVAYDQMEGRRFRHTARFRRWRPDRTPESCGYDQLEVPVAYDLDDILG, translated from the coding sequence ATGGACCTCCCCGTGAGCCCGCCGGTCGCGCCGATGCTCGCCAAAGCGATCAAGGAGTTGCCGCGCGGCGACCTACTGTACGAGCCGAAGTGGGACGGCTTCCGCGCGGTCGTGTTCCGTGACGGGGACGAGGTGGACATCCGGGGGCGCAACGGCAAGCCGCTCGGCCGTTACTTCCCCGAACTGGTCGAGGGATTCGCCCGCGAGCTGCCCGAGCGGTGCGTGCTCGACGGCGAGATCATCGTGCGGCAGGGGCACGTCCTGGAGTTCGAGGTGCTGCAGCAGCGGATCCACCCCGCGGCGTCCCGCATCAAGCTCCTGGCCGAGCAGACCCCGGCGGCCTTCGTCGCCTTCGACATCCTGGCGCTCGGCGACGACTCGCTGATGGAGACGCCCTTCGGCGAACGCCGGGCCCGGCTCACCGCGGCCCTCGCCGACGCGAAGGCGCCGGTCCACGTGACCCCGGCCACCGACGACTACGACGTGGGCCTGCGGTGGTTCTCGGAGTTCGAGGGCGCCGGGCTGGACGGCGTGATCGCCAAGCCGCTGGCCGGGCCGTACGAGCCCGACAAGCGTGCGATGTTCAAGGTCAAGCCGGAGCGCACCGCGGACTGCGTGGTGGCCGGGTTCCGCTGGCACAAGTCCGGGCCGATCGTCGGGTCGCTCCTGCTCGGCCTCTACGACGGCGACCGGCTGCAGCACGTAGGCGTCTCGGCGTCGTTCCCGATGAAGCGCCGCGCCGAGCTGGTCGACGAGCTGGCGCCGTACCGGATGACCGAGCTGGAGGGCCACCCCTGGGCCGAGTGGGCCCGGCAGACGGACGCCACCGCCGACCGCATGCCGGGCGCCGTCACCCGCTGGAACGCCAAGAAGGACCTGTCGTGGGTCGCGGTACGGCCGGAACTGGTCTGCGAGGTCGCCTACGACCAGATGGAGGGCCGCAGATTCCGCCACACGGCGAGGTTCCGCCGCTGGAGGCCGGACCGCACCCCCGAGTCCTGCGGCTATGACCAGCTCGAGGTTCCGGTGGCGTACGACCTGGACGACATCCTCGGCTGA
- a CDS encoding alpha/beta fold hydrolase: MRASIRYCTTPAGRVAYSTTGTGPPLLCDSGWITHLRGQLDLFSFGGFVEGLAERFTVIRYDKPGCGLSDRDGIDLSFDGQVAAALAVVDAVGARRFRVFGASQGAQLATTIAARYPERVEALVAYGMCASGHDLAPAEVRKSVVDLVRAHWGMGLKALAGAFVTDPTADDVAAFTRFQRASSSAAVAAHLLEVYYETDIRAVLPAIRTPTAILHREADRGTRFELGREVAAGIPGAVLIPLPGSSHLFYHGDWAAVLQAILAFLCPPARMAERLTDREFEVAELVTEGLTNQAIAGRLSVGPRTIETHVENIRRKLRVRSRAQIAAWVTEHRLRRHP, translated from the coding sequence GTGAGGGCGTCGATCAGATACTGCACCACGCCCGCCGGCCGGGTGGCCTACTCGACGACGGGCACGGGACCGCCGCTGCTCTGCGACTCCGGCTGGATCACCCATCTCCGCGGGCAGCTGGACCTGTTCTCCTTCGGCGGTTTCGTCGAGGGCCTGGCAGAACGGTTCACCGTGATCCGCTACGACAAGCCCGGTTGCGGCCTGTCGGACCGGGACGGCATCGATCTTTCGTTCGACGGGCAGGTGGCCGCGGCGCTGGCCGTGGTCGACGCGGTGGGCGCCCGCCGGTTCCGCGTGTTCGGCGCCTCGCAGGGAGCTCAGCTCGCCACCACGATCGCGGCGAGGTATCCGGAGCGGGTCGAGGCGCTCGTGGCGTACGGGATGTGCGCCAGCGGCCACGACCTGGCGCCCGCCGAGGTCAGGAAGTCGGTCGTGGATCTGGTGCGGGCACACTGGGGCATGGGGCTGAAGGCGCTGGCCGGGGCGTTCGTGACCGATCCCACGGCCGACGACGTGGCGGCGTTCACCAGGTTCCAGCGTGCGAGCTCCTCGGCGGCGGTGGCCGCGCACCTGCTCGAGGTGTACTACGAGACCGACATCAGGGCGGTGCTTCCGGCGATCCGGACGCCGACCGCGATCCTGCACCGCGAGGCCGACAGGGGCACGAGGTTCGAGCTGGGGCGTGAGGTCGCCGCGGGGATTCCCGGGGCGGTGCTGATCCCGCTGCCGGGCTCCAGCCATTTGTTCTACCACGGTGACTGGGCAGCGGTCCTGCAGGCGATACTCGCGTTCCTGTGCCCGCCCGCGCGCATGGCGGAGCGGCTCACGGACCGTGAGTTCGAGGTGGCCGAACTCGTCACCGAAGGGCTGACCAACCAGGCCATCGCCGGCCGCCTGTCCGTTGGGCCGCGAACGATCGAGACGCACGTGGAGAACATCCGGCGCAAGCTGCGGGTGCGTTCGCGCGCCCAGATCGCGGCGTGGGTGACCGAGCACCGGCTTCGCCGGCACCCCTGA
- a CDS encoding LLM class flavin-dependent oxidoreductase has product MTARRGVALTPMETRRDVIVKAAVLADELGYETFSVPEGWGLDSTPILAEIALRTARIRLASGILSVWGRTPATLAMTAATLHQVSEGRFVLGLGAGTRALAEGFHDTPFERPADKLRDAVAEVRALLAGEPARLHRVPGARPLRLGLPPAPGIPIWVAALGPRTTRVAAELGDGWIPALVPRDRLASWASDLGRLREAAVPGAGAFTVATGPITVADENPDAARDIAAACTAWYLSAMGDVYARSVSSQGYATQVGAIIAANPRPSPRRGIVPPAARPVLDQLAVYGTRDQVRELFKPWDEAADVVTALLPPGIPWPTIEATLVAAAPPG; this is encoded by the coding sequence GTGACCGCGCGACGCGGCGTGGCGCTCACGCCGATGGAGACCCGGCGTGACGTCATCGTCAAGGCCGCGGTGCTGGCCGACGAGCTGGGGTACGAGACCTTCTCGGTACCCGAGGGATGGGGGCTGGACTCCACCCCGATACTGGCCGAGATCGCGCTACGGACCGCCAGGATCCGCCTCGCCTCGGGCATCCTGTCGGTGTGGGGACGCACCCCGGCGACGCTGGCCATGACCGCCGCCACCCTGCACCAGGTCAGCGAGGGGCGGTTCGTGCTGGGCCTGGGTGCCGGCACCAGGGCACTGGCCGAAGGGTTCCACGACACCCCGTTCGAGCGCCCGGCCGACAAGCTGCGTGACGCCGTGGCCGAGGTCCGCGCGCTGCTCGCCGGCGAGCCGGCCCGACTGCACCGCGTCCCCGGCGCGCGCCCGCTGCGGCTGGGCCTGCCACCCGCGCCCGGGATCCCCATCTGGGTCGCGGCGCTGGGCCCCCGTACGACCCGGGTGGCCGCCGAGCTCGGCGACGGCTGGATCCCCGCACTGGTGCCTCGAGACCGCCTCGCGTCCTGGGCGAGCGACCTCGGCCGGCTGCGGGAAGCGGCCGTCCCGGGCGCGGGAGCCTTCACCGTGGCGACCGGGCCCATCACCGTCGCCGACGAGAACCCCGATGCCGCGCGCGACATCGCCGCCGCGTGTACCGCCTGGTATCTGAGCGCCATGGGCGACGTCTACGCCCGGTCCGTGTCCAGTCAGGGCTATGCCACGCAGGTCGGCGCGATCATCGCCGCGAACCCGCGCCCGAGCCCGCGACGCGGGATCGTCCCGCCCGCCGCCCGGCCCGTACTCGACCAGCTCGCCGTGTACGGAACCCGCGATCAGGTCAGGGAGCTGTTCAAGCCGTGGGACGAGGCGGCCGACGTCGTCACGGCCCTTCTGCCGCCCGGCATTCCCTGGCCCACCATCGAGGCCACCCTCGTGGCCGCGGCTCCGCCCGGCTGA